A genomic window from Micromonospora violae includes:
- a CDS encoding isoprenyl transferase produces the protein MTLRDLIYSVYERRLTAKLAGKPVPRHVGVMCDGNRRWAREMGFVDPNDGHRVGAAKIKHVLGWCDQAGIGHVTLYLLATDNLRRPASELDPLLKIIEDLVVELAEEGNPWRLRIVGALDLLPAQTAAALKGAEERTRERTGGAEVNIAVGYGGRREITDAVRSLLLEHAAAGGTLEELAEVLDVEHISEHLYTRGQPDPDLVIRTSGEQRLSGFMLWQSAHSEFYFCELNWPDFRHIDFLRALRSYATRQRRYGV, from the coding sequence ATGACGCTGCGGGACCTTATCTACTCCGTGTACGAGCGCCGGCTCACGGCGAAGCTCGCGGGTAAGCCGGTGCCCCGGCACGTCGGGGTGATGTGCGACGGCAACCGCCGATGGGCGAGGGAGATGGGCTTCGTCGACCCGAACGACGGGCACCGGGTCGGCGCGGCGAAGATCAAACATGTCCTCGGCTGGTGTGACCAGGCCGGTATCGGGCACGTGACCCTCTACCTGCTGGCCACCGACAACCTGCGCCGTCCGGCCAGCGAGCTGGACCCGCTCCTCAAGATCATTGAGGATCTGGTGGTGGAGCTGGCCGAGGAGGGCAACCCCTGGCGGCTGCGCATCGTCGGGGCGCTCGACCTGCTGCCGGCGCAGACCGCGGCGGCGCTCAAGGGGGCCGAGGAGCGCACCCGCGAGCGCACCGGCGGCGCGGAGGTCAACATCGCGGTGGGCTACGGCGGTCGCCGGGAGATCACCGACGCGGTCCGTTCGCTGCTGCTGGAGCACGCCGCCGCCGGCGGCACGCTTGAGGAGCTGGCCGAGGTGCTGGACGTCGAGCACATCTCCGAGCACCTCTACACCCGCGGCCAACCCGACCCCGACCTGGTCATCCGTACCAGCGGCGAGCAGCGGCTGTCCGGTTTCATGCTCTGGCAGTCCGCGCACTCGGAGTTCTACTTCTGCGAGCTCAACTGGCCGGATTTCCGGCACATCGACTTCCTGCGGGCCCTGCGCTCGTACGCCACCCGACAACGCCGCTACGGCGTCTGA
- the otsB gene encoding trehalose-phosphatase yields MPPLNLGNQQPRTPLNADQAWRTTASRAAGTVLFFDFDGTLAPVDDDPTAVRPAPKALAAIEALASVVQRVAIVSARPVEFLRDQLGGLDGVDLYGLYGLEHSHSGGETVTEPAALPWVPTMAELADLARAELPPGTLVEYKRLSVALHWRTAPQLGPTVQQWGQAQADRLGLRSQAGRMVLELKPPVDRDKGMVIGEAIKEASGAWYFGDDVSDIKAFAALRARAAADPDFLGVCVAVANPETGHEVANAADLTIESPAALGDFLTRALTQLP; encoded by the coding sequence GTGCCGCCGTTGAATCTAGGCAATCAGCAGCCGAGGACCCCGTTGAACGCCGACCAGGCCTGGCGGACAACCGCCAGCCGGGCGGCCGGGACCGTGCTCTTCTTCGACTTCGACGGCACGCTCGCGCCCGTCGACGACGACCCAACCGCGGTACGCCCGGCTCCCAAGGCGTTGGCCGCGATCGAGGCGCTCGCCTCGGTCGTGCAGCGGGTCGCGATCGTCTCCGCCCGACCCGTCGAGTTCCTTCGGGATCAGCTCGGCGGGCTCGACGGCGTGGACCTCTACGGCCTCTACGGGCTGGAGCACAGCCACTCCGGCGGGGAGACCGTCACCGAACCGGCCGCGCTGCCCTGGGTGCCGACCATGGCGGAGCTGGCCGACCTGGCCCGGGCGGAGCTGCCGCCCGGCACGCTGGTGGAGTACAAGCGGCTCTCGGTCGCGCTGCACTGGCGTACCGCCCCGCAGCTCGGCCCGACGGTGCAGCAGTGGGGGCAGGCGCAGGCCGACCGTCTGGGGTTGCGTTCGCAGGCCGGGCGGATGGTGCTGGAGCTGAAGCCGCCGGTCGACCGGGACAAGGGCATGGTGATCGGCGAGGCGATCAAGGAGGCCTCCGGCGCCTGGTACTTCGGCGACGACGTCTCCGACATCAAGGCCTTCGCCGCGCTGCGCGCCCGCGCCGCCGCCGACCCGGACTTCCTCGGCGTCTGCGTGGCGGTGGCAAACCCGGAGACCGGGCACGAGGTCGCCAACGCCGCGGACCTGACGATCGAGTCGCCGGCCGCCCTGGGCGACTTCCTCACCCGGGCGCTGACCCAGCTGCCCTGA
- a CDS encoding XRE family transcriptional regulator, which translates to MTETANARKIAFATFVRRALDEARATRAWSGTEVSRRTGVSRQTINRWVRGDWASDPEAERVVAFCEGLGLNPAAAFAALGWDRTAAGPRAGQAAPPMDPDVEALLRRLVDPQVSDAEKFHIRETIRYLAYRPTLPVDVRKRGNQAG; encoded by the coding sequence GTGACCGAGACGGCCAATGCGCGGAAGATCGCCTTCGCCACCTTCGTCCGACGGGCCCTGGACGAGGCACGGGCAACCAGAGCCTGGAGCGGCACCGAGGTGTCCCGGCGCACCGGCGTCTCCCGGCAGACCATCAACCGTTGGGTCCGGGGCGACTGGGCCAGCGACCCTGAGGCCGAGCGGGTGGTCGCCTTCTGCGAGGGCCTCGGGTTGAACCCCGCCGCCGCCTTCGCCGCACTCGGCTGGGACCGCACCGCGGCCGGCCCCCGCGCCGGCCAGGCCGCCCCTCCGATGGACCCCGACGTGGAGGCGCTGCTCCGCCGGCTGGTCGATCCACAGGTGTCGGACGCGGAGAAGTTCCACATCCGGGAAACCATCAGATACCTCGCATACCGCCCAACGCTGCCGGTCGATGTCCGAAAAAGGGGCAATCAGGCAGGCTAG
- a CDS encoding PhoH family protein, translated as MTTRRTIAGADQTPAATATTRRATRSRRSAAAAPADPKEPRPAGQAFVLDTSVLLSDPAAFHRFAEHEVVLPLVVITELEGKRHHPELGWFARQSLRMLDDLRVRHGRLDRPVPANDVGGTLRVELNHTDDGVLPPGFRTESNDARILSVALNLAAEGREVTLVSKDMPLRVKAASVGLRADEYRHGQASDPTWTGMSEMELSEEQIGQLYAGETLDLDEAAGLPCHTGLVLHSARGSALGRVLPDKSVRLVRGDREAFGLHGRSAEQRIALDLLLDESIGIVSMGGRAGTGKSALALCAGLEAVMERRRHKKVIVFRPLYAVGGQELGYLPGSESEKMSPWAQAVFDTLGAVVHENVLEEVTSRGILEVLPLTHIRGRSLHDAFVIVDEAQSLERGVLLTVLSRIGQGSRVVLTHDVAQRDNLRVGRHDGVTAVIEALKGHPLFAHVTLSRSERSPIAAMVTDLLEDIPI; from the coding sequence GTGACGACTCGCCGTACCATCGCCGGTGCCGACCAGACCCCGGCCGCGACTGCCACGACCCGCCGCGCCACCAGGAGCCGCCGTTCGGCGGCCGCCGCGCCGGCCGACCCCAAGGAGCCACGACCAGCCGGCCAGGCCTTCGTCCTGGACACCTCGGTGCTGCTCTCCGATCCGGCCGCGTTCCACCGGTTCGCGGAGCATGAGGTGGTGCTACCTCTGGTGGTCATCACCGAGTTGGAAGGCAAGCGGCACCATCCGGAGCTGGGCTGGTTCGCCCGGCAGTCGCTGCGAATGCTCGACGACCTGCGGGTCCGGCACGGCCGACTTGACCGCCCGGTGCCCGCCAACGACGTCGGGGGCACCCTGCGGGTGGAGCTCAACCACACCGACGACGGCGTGCTGCCGCCCGGGTTCCGCACCGAGAGCAACGACGCCCGGATCCTCTCCGTCGCGCTCAACCTCGCCGCCGAGGGGCGGGAGGTGACCCTGGTCAGCAAGGACATGCCGCTGCGGGTGAAGGCGGCCTCGGTGGGTCTGCGCGCCGACGAGTACCGCCACGGTCAGGCCAGCGACCCGACCTGGACCGGTATGTCGGAGATGGAGTTGAGCGAAGAGCAGATTGGCCAGTTGTACGCCGGCGAGACGCTCGACCTCGACGAGGCGGCCGGGCTGCCCTGCCACACCGGCCTGGTGCTGCACTCGGCGCGTGGCTCCGCGCTCGGTCGGGTGCTGCCGGACAAGTCGGTGCGCCTGGTCCGGGGCGACCGGGAGGCGTTCGGGCTGCACGGCCGCTCGGCCGAACAGCGAATCGCGCTCGACCTGCTGCTGGACGAGTCGATCGGGATCGTCTCGATGGGCGGCCGGGCCGGCACCGGCAAGTCGGCGCTGGCGCTCTGCGCCGGGCTGGAGGCGGTGATGGAGCGGCGCCGGCACAAGAAGGTGATCGTGTTCCGTCCGCTGTACGCGGTCGGCGGGCAGGAGTTGGGCTACCTGCCGGGCTCGGAGTCGGAGAAGATGTCGCCGTGGGCCCAGGCGGTCTTCGACACGCTCGGCGCGGTGGTGCACGAGAACGTGCTGGAGGAGGTCACCTCGCGGGGCATCCTGGAGGTGCTGCCGCTGACCCACATTCGGGGGCGCAGCCTGCACGACGCCTTTGTGATCGTGGACGAGGCCCAGTCGTTGGAGCGCGGGGTGCTGTTGACCGTGCTGTCCCGGATCGGGCAGGGCTCCCGGGTGGTGCTCACCCACGACGTGGCCCAGCGGGACAATCTGCGGGTTGGTCGGCACGACGGGGTGACGGCTGTCATCGAAGCGCTCAAGGGGCATCCGCTCTTCGCGCACGTCACCCTCAGCCGTTCGGAGCGGTCGCCGATCGCCGCGATGGTCACGGACCTTCTGGAGGACATCCCGATCTAA
- a CDS encoding lytic transglycosylase domain-containing protein has translation MSRLWSRLGARTAAVALLSVGVAGGFYLGEDRETQQQGLTDQVSVEVDRADFAYQRERQAAHQVQLSKQRAAEYQAKLRAKQAAKEAAERARRAEAAAASRKRERDAANAAAKPYNGPIPESCAEYSGNRKIGCALMIEKGFGIAEFPCLEKLWTKESGWNHKASNSSSGAYGIPQSLPGSKMGSVASDWRTNPATQIIWGLGYIKGRYDTPCGAWTYFQNNGHY, from the coding sequence GTGAGTCGGCTGTGGAGCCGGTTGGGCGCCCGTACGGCTGCTGTAGCGCTGCTCTCCGTGGGCGTCGCCGGTGGCTTCTACCTGGGCGAAGACCGGGAAACCCAGCAACAGGGCCTGACCGACCAGGTCAGTGTCGAGGTCGACCGAGCTGATTTCGCGTACCAGCGCGAGCGGCAGGCCGCCCACCAGGTGCAGCTCTCCAAGCAGCGGGCCGCCGAATACCAGGCCAAGCTGCGGGCGAAGCAGGCCGCGAAGGAGGCCGCCGAGCGGGCTCGCCGGGCCGAGGCCGCCGCCGCGTCCCGTAAGCGCGAACGCGATGCGGCGAACGCCGCCGCCAAGCCGTACAACGGGCCGATCCCGGAGTCCTGCGCGGAGTACAGCGGCAACCGCAAGATCGGCTGTGCGCTGATGATCGAAAAGGGCTTCGGCATCGCCGAGTTCCCCTGTCTGGAGAAGCTCTGGACCAAGGAGAGCGGCTGGAACCACAAGGCCAGCAACTCGTCCTCCGGCGCGTACGGCATCCCGCAGTCGTTGCCCGGCAGCAAGATGGGCTCGGTCGCATCCGACTGGCGCACCAACCCGGCCACCCAGATCATCTGGGGGTTGGGCTACATCAAGGGCAGGTACGACACGCCCTGCGGCGCCTGGACGTACTTCCAGAACAACGGCCACTACTGA
- a CDS encoding rhomboid family intramembrane serine protease, whose protein sequence is MSLHPSSGDPFRFGTEAFYAALGRAFVAMCAVVPFLFLIEAVDQGLAFGLDATAGIIPQRIDGLDGVFFSPFLHHGFDHLYSNSIPLILLGTFVLAAGARRFLWSTLIIILVSGLGVWFTGSPNSVVVGASGVIFGYLGILLTRGIVERSWWNFAVFLLVGLLYGWQLVGILPTDERISWQGHLFGLLGGVVAAILFRRRRPAVDGPDYTGSTLSLP, encoded by the coding sequence GTGAGCCTGCACCCGTCCAGCGGCGACCCGTTCCGGTTCGGCACCGAGGCGTTCTACGCCGCGCTCGGCCGAGCGTTCGTCGCCATGTGCGCGGTGGTGCCGTTCCTCTTTCTCATCGAGGCCGTCGACCAGGGGCTCGCGTTCGGCCTGGACGCCACCGCCGGGATCATCCCGCAACGCATCGACGGGCTGGACGGGGTTTTCTTCTCCCCGTTCCTGCACCACGGCTTCGACCACCTCTACAGCAACAGCATCCCGCTGATCCTGCTGGGCACCTTCGTCCTCGCCGCCGGTGCCCGCCGGTTCCTCTGGTCGACCCTGATCATCATCCTGGTCAGCGGGCTCGGCGTGTGGTTCACCGGCTCACCCAACTCGGTGGTGGTCGGCGCCAGCGGCGTCATCTTCGGCTACCTGGGCATCCTGCTCACCCGGGGCATCGTCGAGCGCAGCTGGTGGAACTTCGCGGTCTTCCTCCTCGTCGGCCTGCTCTACGGCTGGCAGTTGGTCGGCATTCTCCCCACCGACGAGCGGATCTCCTGGCAGGGTCACCTGTTCGGCCTGCTCGGCGGGGTGGTGGCGGCGATCCTGTTCCGTCGGCGGCGACCGGCCGTGGACGGCCCGGACTACACGGGCAGCACGCTCAGCCTGCCCTGA
- a CDS encoding NAD(P)/FAD-dependent oxidoreductase: MREVDVAVIGAGPAGLFAAYYAGFRGLSVAVIDALPEPGGQVTAMYPEKLILDVAGFPAIKGRDLVANLVAQAAPFTPQYLLGTRAEKLSYADGRPVLGLAGGEQLACGAIVVTGGLGSFSPRPLPCADGAPGSGIVYFVTEPTELTDRDVLIVGGGDSAFDWALALQPLARSVTLVHRREKFRAHASTVARVLSLPVRVVINAEVTRLLGEGAVTGAEVTVRGGATETLPVDVVVAALGFTADLGPLAEWGLRLDRRHILVDSAMATNLPRVFAAGDITEYPGKVRLIATGFGEAATAVNNAAVVIDPSAHLFPGHSSDAG, from the coding sequence ATGCGCGAGGTCGATGTCGCCGTGATCGGGGCCGGTCCGGCCGGCCTCTTCGCCGCGTACTACGCCGGGTTCCGCGGGTTGTCAGTGGCGGTGATCGACGCGTTGCCCGAGCCGGGCGGCCAGGTCACCGCCATGTACCCGGAGAAGCTGATCCTCGACGTCGCCGGCTTCCCCGCGATCAAGGGCCGTGACCTGGTGGCCAACCTGGTGGCCCAGGCGGCCCCGTTCACTCCGCAGTACCTGCTCGGCACCCGGGCCGAGAAACTCTCGTACGCCGACGGCCGCCCGGTGCTCGGCCTGGCCGGTGGTGAGCAGCTCGCGTGCGGCGCGATCGTGGTCACCGGCGGGCTCGGCAGCTTCAGCCCTCGACCGCTGCCATGTGCCGACGGCGCCCCCGGCTCGGGGATCGTCTACTTCGTGACCGAGCCGACCGAGCTGACCGATCGGGACGTGCTGATCGTCGGCGGTGGCGACTCCGCCTTCGACTGGGCGCTGGCGCTGCAACCGTTGGCCCGGTCGGTGACCCTGGTGCACCGGCGGGAGAAGTTCCGGGCCCACGCCTCGACGGTCGCCCGGGTGCTCTCTCTGCCGGTACGGGTGGTGATCAACGCCGAGGTCACCAGGCTGCTCGGGGAGGGCGCGGTGACCGGTGCCGAGGTGACCGTGCGCGGCGGCGCGACCGAGACGTTGCCCGTGGACGTCGTGGTGGCCGCTCTGGGCTTCACCGCCGACCTGGGCCCCCTCGCCGAGTGGGGGTTACGGCTGGACCGCCGCCACATCCTGGTGGACAGCGCGATGGCCACCAACCTGCCGAGGGTCTTCGCGGCCGGTGACATCACCGAGTACCCGGGCAAGGTCCGGCTGATCGCCACCGGCTTCGGTGAGGCGGCGACGGCTGTCAACAACGCGGCCGTGGTCATCGACCCGAGCGCCCACCTCTTCCCCGGGCACTCCTCCGACGCCGGCTGA
- a CDS encoding DMT family transporter, with product MTTTDTATPQTLSAARRITGVALASASGVAVAVQSRINGELGVRLDDGFAAAVVSFGIGLLVLLVLVPATPGGRRGLAATRRALRTGTLRPWQCLGGMCGAFLVATQGLTIGTLGVAVFTVAVVAGQTGSSLFVDRAGIGPTGRQPVTAQRLVGAVLTVLAVGLAVGDRLGDPGALALALLPLLAGVGIAWQQAVNGRVRAAADSALTATLVNFVVGTVTLLVAFAVDIAVRGWPGGHLPTEPWLYLGGPIGIVFIAIAAAIVRFTGVLLLGLATIAGQIVGAVLLDLSLPTAASHPGVNTLLGAALTMVAVLVAALAPPSGR from the coding sequence GTGACAACCACCGACACGGCGACCCCGCAGACCCTGTCGGCCGCCCGCCGGATCACCGGCGTCGCGCTGGCGTCGGCCTCCGGGGTCGCGGTGGCGGTGCAGTCGCGCATCAACGGCGAGCTGGGGGTACGCCTCGACGACGGTTTCGCCGCCGCGGTGGTGTCGTTCGGCATCGGCCTGCTGGTGCTGCTGGTGCTGGTGCCCGCGACCCCCGGCGGTCGACGGGGGCTGGCCGCGACGCGGCGGGCCCTGCGGACGGGCACGCTGCGGCCGTGGCAGTGCCTCGGCGGCATGTGCGGCGCGTTCCTGGTGGCCACCCAGGGGCTCACCATCGGCACGTTGGGCGTGGCGGTCTTCACGGTGGCGGTGGTCGCCGGCCAGACCGGCAGCAGCCTCTTCGTGGACCGGGCCGGGATCGGGCCGACCGGCCGGCAGCCGGTCACCGCGCAGCGGCTGGTCGGTGCGGTGCTCACCGTGCTGGCGGTCGGCCTGGCGGTCGGCGACCGACTTGGCGACCCGGGCGCGTTGGCGCTGGCCCTGCTGCCGCTGCTCGCCGGGGTGGGCATCGCCTGGCAACAGGCCGTCAACGGCCGGGTCCGGGCGGCGGCCGACAGCGCGTTGACCGCCACGCTGGTCAACTTCGTGGTCGGCACGGTCACCCTGCTCGTCGCGTTCGCGGTCGACATCGCCGTACGCGGCTGGCCCGGCGGCCACCTGCCGACCGAGCCGTGGCTCTATCTGGGCGGCCCGATCGGCATCGTGTTCATCGCGATCGCCGCCGCGATCGTGCGCTTCACCGGTGTGCTGCTGCTCGGCCTGGCCACCATCGCCGGGCAGATCGTGGGCGCCGTCCTGCTGGATCTGAGCCTCCCCACGGCCGCCTCGCACCCCGGTGTGAACACCCTGCTCGGGGCGGCGCTGACAATGGTGGCCGTGCTGGTCGCCGCGCTCGCCCCGCCGTCGGGCCGCTGA
- the glpX gene encoding class II fructose-bisphosphatase, translating to MTNTRTRIPQDLDRNLALDLVRVTEAAAMAAGRWVGRGDKEGGDGAAVDAMRKLINSIQMRGVVVIGEGEKDNAPMLFNGEHVGDGTGPEVDVAVDPVDGTTLMSKGMPNAVAVLAVSERGAMFDPSAVFYMEKLAVGPAYADVIDINAGVAENLRRIAKVKGTDVSEVTVCVLDRSRHDDLVAQVRRTGAGIRFISDGDIAGSIAAARGESDVDVLMGIGGTPEGIISACALKCMGGAMQAKLWPRDEQEREKAIAAGHDLDRVLGTDDLVTGDNCFFVATGVTSGDLLRGVRYRAGGAYTQSIVMRSKSGTIRVIDSYHRLEKLALYSAVDFDGRPLAEQE from the coding sequence ATGACGAACACCAGGACGCGTATCCCACAGGATCTCGACCGTAACCTTGCCCTCGACCTGGTCCGGGTCACCGAGGCCGCGGCGATGGCCGCCGGTCGGTGGGTCGGTCGGGGCGACAAGGAGGGCGGCGACGGGGCCGCGGTCGACGCGATGCGCAAGCTGATCAACTCGATCCAGATGCGCGGTGTGGTGGTGATCGGCGAGGGCGAGAAGGACAACGCCCCGATGCTCTTCAACGGCGAACACGTCGGCGACGGCACCGGCCCGGAGGTGGACGTCGCCGTCGACCCGGTGGACGGCACCACCCTGATGAGCAAGGGCATGCCGAACGCCGTGGCGGTGCTCGCCGTCTCCGAGCGGGGCGCCATGTTCGACCCCAGCGCCGTGTTCTACATGGAGAAGCTCGCCGTCGGCCCGGCGTACGCGGACGTGATCGACATCAACGCCGGGGTGGCCGAGAACCTGCGCCGGATCGCCAAGGTCAAGGGCACCGACGTCTCCGAGGTGACCGTCTGCGTGCTGGACCGCAGCCGCCATGACGACCTGGTCGCGCAGGTCCGCCGCACCGGGGCGGGTATCCGGTTCATCTCCGACGGCGACATCGCCGGCTCCATCGCGGCCGCCCGGGGCGAGTCGGACGTCGACGTGTTGATGGGCATCGGCGGCACCCCGGAGGGGATCATCTCCGCGTGCGCGCTGAAGTGCATGGGCGGTGCGATGCAGGCCAAGCTCTGGCCGCGCGACGAGCAGGAACGGGAGAAGGCGATCGCCGCCGGGCACGACCTGGACCGGGTGCTGGGCACCGACGATCTCGTCACCGGCGACAACTGCTTCTTCGTGGCGACCGGGGTCACCTCCGGCGACCTGCTGCGCGGGGTGCGTTACCGGGCGGGCGGCGCGTACACCCAGTCGATCGTGATGCGCTCGAAGAGCGGCACCATCCGGGTGATCGACTCGTACCACCGGTTGGAGAAGCTGGCGCTCTACTCCGCTGTCGACTTCGACGGTCGTCCGCTGGCCGAGCAGGAGTGA
- a CDS encoding DUF4245 domain-containing protein, whose protein sequence is MEPAQPADRVPADSTPPDAQPPVDVPAGAGGEPAATDPTPPPPVVAGKSERSPKDMAISLLVLLVPIALLIAFYRGFLGGDQPTTVDPAPAIEQARSANAFPVSQPQGLSADWTTVSARYQSVEGGANLRLGYLTPEGRGVQLLQSNVPADRLLPAELTRQGQPQGPTELAGRTWQLYTARGNQQALVLLEPTRTVIVVGDARDNELRELAGSLR, encoded by the coding sequence GTGGAACCCGCACAGCCAGCCGACCGCGTACCCGCCGACAGCACGCCGCCCGACGCTCAGCCGCCGGTCGACGTCCCCGCCGGCGCCGGTGGTGAGCCCGCCGCGACCGATCCGACCCCACCGCCGCCGGTGGTGGCCGGCAAGTCCGAGCGGTCGCCGAAGGACATGGCGATCTCGCTGCTGGTGCTGCTCGTCCCGATCGCGCTCCTGATCGCCTTCTACCGGGGATTCCTCGGCGGTGACCAGCCCACCACCGTCGATCCGGCGCCCGCCATCGAGCAGGCCCGGTCGGCGAACGCCTTCCCGGTGAGCCAGCCGCAGGGGCTCAGCGCCGACTGGACGACGGTCAGCGCCCGCTACCAGAGCGTCGAGGGCGGTGCGAACCTGCGCCTCGGCTACCTCACGCCGGAGGGGCGGGGCGTCCAACTGTTGCAGAGCAACGTCCCGGCGGACCGGCTGCTCCCCGCCGAGCTGACCCGTCAGGGCCAGCCGCAGGGCCCCACCGAGCTGGCCGGGCGCACCTGGCAGCTCTACACGGCCCGGGGAAACCAGCAGGCCCTGGTCCTGCTGGAACCGACCCGCACGGTGATCGTCGTCGGCGACGCCCGGGACAACGAACTCCGCGAACTGGCCGGCTCGCTGCGCTGA
- a CDS encoding exodeoxyribonuclease VII small subunit, whose product MTDDTKAGPDERLSYEQARAELASVVERLEAGGTSLEESLALWERGEALAVICQRWLDGARARIDAARQEPAS is encoded by the coding sequence ATGACTGACGACACGAAGGCCGGGCCGGACGAGCGGCTCAGTTACGAGCAGGCCCGCGCCGAGCTGGCCTCGGTGGTGGAGCGGCTGGAGGCCGGCGGCACGTCCCTGGAGGAGTCGCTGGCGCTCTGGGAGCGCGGCGAGGCGTTGGCGGTGATCTGTCAACGCTGGCTGGATGGCGCGCGGGCGCGGATCGACGCCGCCCGGCAGGAGCCGGCTTCCTGA
- the xseA gene encoding exodeoxyribonuclease VII large subunit: protein MSGDGRVGSGGASSAEEPWPVRVVSQKVGAWIARLGWVWVDGQVAQISRRPGASTVFLTLRDPSADLSLTVTTNRDVLDAGAPELREGARVVLHAKPEFYAARGTLSLRADEIRQVGLGELLARLEKLKKLLAAEGLFDRARKRRLPFLPGRIGLITGRASAAERDVLTNARRRWPAVEFRTVNVAVQGPSAVPQIVDALKVLDADPSIDVIIIARGGGGIEDLLPFSDEALCRAVFGCRTPVVSAIGHETDAPLIDYVADVRASTPTDAAKRVVPDLTEEVRLIGQARHRLERAVRNLVDRETHRLDGLRSRPVLARPQVMVEHRATELTALRQRAGRCLEHRLTAADDDLRHTLARLRALSPAATLDRGYAIVQRADGHVVRAAAEVGKGDPLRVRLADGELAATVDG from the coding sequence GTGAGCGGAGACGGGCGGGTGGGGAGCGGCGGGGCCAGCAGCGCCGAGGAGCCTTGGCCGGTACGGGTGGTCAGCCAGAAGGTGGGGGCCTGGATCGCCAGGCTGGGCTGGGTGTGGGTGGACGGCCAGGTGGCGCAGATCAGCCGTCGCCCCGGGGCCAGCACCGTCTTCCTCACCCTGCGTGACCCGTCGGCCGACCTGAGCCTGACCGTCACCACCAACCGGGACGTCCTGGACGCCGGCGCGCCGGAGCTGCGTGAGGGCGCCCGGGTGGTGCTGCACGCCAAGCCGGAGTTCTACGCCGCCCGGGGCACGCTGAGCCTGCGGGCTGACGAGATCCGCCAGGTGGGGCTCGGGGAGCTGCTGGCCCGGCTGGAGAAGCTCAAGAAGCTACTCGCCGCCGAGGGGCTCTTCGACCGCGCCCGCAAGCGTCGACTGCCGTTCCTGCCCGGCCGGATCGGGCTCATCACCGGTCGCGCGTCGGCGGCGGAACGGGACGTGCTGACCAACGCCCGCCGGCGCTGGCCCGCGGTGGAGTTCCGGACGGTGAACGTGGCCGTGCAGGGCCCGTCGGCGGTCCCGCAGATCGTCGACGCGCTCAAGGTGCTCGACGCCGACCCGAGCATCGATGTGATCATCATCGCCCGGGGTGGCGGCGGCATCGAGGACCTGCTGCCCTTCTCCGACGAGGCGCTCTGCCGCGCGGTGTTCGGCTGTCGTACGCCGGTGGTCAGCGCGATCGGCCACGAGACGGACGCGCCACTGATCGACTACGTCGCCGACGTACGCGCCTCCACACCGACCGATGCGGCGAAACGGGTCGTCCCCGACCTCACCGAGGAGGTACGCCTCATCGGTCAGGCCCGGCACCGCCTCGAACGGGCGGTGCGCAACCTGGTCGACCGGGAGACGCACCGGCTGGACGGGCTGCGTTCCCGGCCGGTGCTGGCCCGGCCCCAGGTGATGGTGGAGCACCGGGCGACCGAGCTGACCGCGTTGCGGCAGCGGGCCGGCCGCTGCCTGGAGCACCGGCTGACCGCCGCCGATGACGACCTGCGGCACACCCTCGCCCGGCTGCGCGCCCTCTCCCCCGCGGCCACCCTCGACCGGGGGTACGCGATCGTGCAGCGCGCGGACGGCCACGTGGTCCGCGCGGCAGCGGAGGTCGGCAAGGGCGACCCGCTGCGGGTACGACTGGCCGACGGCGAGTTGGCCGCCACTGTCGATGGCTGA